One genomic window of Medicago truncatula cultivar Jemalong A17 chromosome 1, MtrunA17r5.0-ANR, whole genome shotgun sequence includes the following:
- the LOC25484438 gene encoding LOW QUALITY PROTEIN: early nodulin-75-like (The sequence of the model RefSeq protein was modified relative to this genomic sequence to represent the inferred CDS: inserted 1 base in 1 codon), whose product MASMHSLAILLLGVVMLTTPVLAEYYKPPTYEPPIEKPPIYEPPPTEEPPPVYKPPIIHPPPNYKPPAHTPPIYHPPHEKPPPVYEPPYEKPPHEEPPREYQPPRENPSPEYEPPHHGKPPYENPPPEYKPPYEKPPPEYQPPHHEKPPPEYQPPHEKPPPEYTPPYEKPPPEYQPPHEKPPHESSPPEYQPPHEKPPHEHPPPEYQPPHEKPPHEHPPPEYQPPHEKPPHVHPPPEYQPPHEHPPPEYQPPHEKPPHVHPPPEYQPPYLKPPHEKSPYEPPPQEYQPPHEKPPQMKPPSEYQPPHEKPPHEHPPPEYQPPHVHPPPEHQPPHENPPHENPPPEYQPPHEKPPHYEHPPPENQPPHVHPPPEYKPPHEKPPHEHPPPEYQPPQENPPPEYKPPHEKPPHENTPPTHHPPHEKPPQEISLPEYQPPPPSTKYQPPHEKSPHENPPPEFAPPHKKLPPNYNPPRHEKPMPKYQPPHEKLPPVYKSPYVKTPPPQAYHPPPPIYHHPPFHPPPHVKPPVYETPLAKVPQMKKPTRYNTRPFGHYPPYKKNXIMTPLKNVAY is encoded by the exons ATGGCCTCTATGCACTCACTAGCAATACTCCTGCTTGGAGTAGTGATGCTCACTACTCCAGTGTTAGCTGAATATTACAAACCACCCACTTATGAACCTCCCATCGAGAAACCACCCATCTATGAGCCTCCACCAACCGAGGAACCACCACCAGTTTATAAGCCTCCAATAATTCATCCACCACCAAATTATAAACCTCCGGCCCACACACCACCAATATACCATCCTCCACATGAGAAGCCACCTCCGGTGTACGAGCCACCATATGAGAAACCACCACATGAAGAGCCACCACGAGAATATCAACCACCTCGTGAGAATCCATCACCAGAATATGAGCCACCTCATCATGGAAAACCACCATATGAGAACCCACCGCCAGAATACAAACCACCTTATGAGAAACCACCACCAGAGTATCAACCACCTCATCATGAAAAACCACCGCCTGAGTACCAGCCACCTCATGAAAAGCCACCACCTGAGTATACACCACCTTATGAGAAGCCGCCGCCAGAATACCAACCACCTCACGAAAAACCACCACATGAAAGTTCACCACCAGAGTATCAACCACCTCATGAAAAACCACCGCATGAACATCCACCTCCAGAGTACCAACCACCTCACGAGAAACCACCACATGAGCATCCACCACCTGAGTATCAACCACCTCATGAGAAACCACCACATGTGCATCCACCACCAGAGTATCAACCACCTCATGAACATCCACCGCCGGAGTACCAACCACCTCACGAAAAACCGCCACATGTGCATCCACCACCTGAGTACCAACCTCCTTATCTAAAACCACCTCATGAAAAATCACCATATGAACCACCACCACAAGAGTACCAACCACCTCATGAGAAACCACCACAAATGAAGCCACCATCAGAGTACCAACCACCTCATGAAAAGCCACCACATGAACATCCACCACCAGAATATCAACCACCTCATGTGCATCCACCACCAGAGCACCAACCTCCGCATGAGAACCCACCTCATGAAAATCCACCACCAGAGTATCAACCACCTCATGAAAAACCACCTCATTATGAACATCCGCCTCCAGAGAACCAACCACCACATGTGCATCCACCACCAGAATACAAACCACCTCATGAAAAACCACCACATGAACATCCCCCTCCAGAGTACCAACCACCACAAGAAAATCCACCTCCAGAGTACAAACCTCCACATGAGAAACCACCTCATGAAAATACACCACCTACGCATCACCCACCTCATGAAAAACCACCACAAGAAATCTCGTTGCCAGAGTACCAACCACCACCTCCATCAACAAAGTATCAACCTCCTCACGAAAAATCACCACATGAAAATCCACCACCAGAGTTTGCGCCACCTCATAAGAAATTACCACCAAATTATAACCCACCGCGTCATGAAAAGCCAATGCCAAAGTATCAACCTCCTCATGAAAAACTACCACCAGTGTATAAATCGCCTTATGTGAAAACACCTCCACCACAAGCATATCATCCACCCCCACCAATTTACCATCATCCACCCTTTCACCCACCTCCTCATGTGAAACCACCTGTCTACGAGACACCTCTAGCTAAGGTACCACAAATGAAGAAACCAACACGCTACAATACTCGACCTTTTGGCCATTATCCACCATATAAGAAGA CAATAATGACACCACTGAAGAATGTGGCGTATTAA